The Syntrophobotulus glycolicus DSM 8271 DNA window AAGGGAACCAGTGAAACTGTTATCGCCATGCAACTATTGGTGATGAACCTGGAGCGTAGACTCCGGATTCTTATACTCAATTTTATTGAAGGATATTTCAGACTGATCAGGTTAGCTTATTGAAAAAGCAGAGATCTGTTCAGCAATCTCTAAGTAATTTTAAAAGTGAATTCTAAAATTCTGAAAGGATGAAAGTACCTATGAAAACCGTTATTTTAGCCGGAGGATACGGTACACGTATAAGTGAAGAATCTCATTTAAAGCCTAAGCCCATGATTGAAATAGGAGAACGACCTATTTTATGGCATATTATGAAGCTTTATTCCCATTATCATTTTAATGACTTTATTATTTGTCTTGGTTATAAAGGTTATGTCATCAAAGAATATTTTGCTCAATATTTTTTACATGGCTCAGATGTCACGTTTGATTTGGCCCAGAACAAAATGAGCATCCATTCCAGCGAAGAAATAGAACCCTGGCAAGTCACCCTTGCCAATACAGGGATTGATACGTTAACCGGCGGGAGAATAAAAAGAGTCAGGCAGTACATAGGGAATGAAACGTTTATGCTTACTTATGGCGACGGAGTATCGAATGTTAATATAAAAGAACTATTAGCTTTTCATAAGGATCACGGTAAACTTGCTACGGTTACGGCGGTTCAGCCAAGCGGAAGATACGGTATACTTGGACTTAATGAAGACGTCAGCGTACTAGAATTTATTGAAAAGCCCAAGACCCTTGACGCTTGGGTCAATGGCGGTTTTTTTGTACTTGAACCTGAGGTGTTGGACTATATAGAAGGGGACAGCACAGCTTTTGAGGGAAGTCCTCTGATGAAATTAGCTGAAGCCGGGCAAATTATTGCTTATAAACATCCGGGTTTTTGGAAATGTATGGATACACAAAGGGACAAATATGTGCTGGAAAGTTTGTGGGAAAGCCAACAAGCCCCGTGGAAAGTGTGGAAATAAGTATACGTTAGGAGGCAGACGATGATATTAAGTATCTGTATGATGGTCAAAAATGAAGAACGAAATTTAAAAAGATGTCTTGACGGTCTCAAGCCTTTAATGAGAAATCTGGAATCAGAATTAATTATTGTGGATACCGGTTCCACTGACCATACAGTAGACATTGCCAAAACCTATACTGAACGGGTCTATCTTCATCCTTGGAACAATCATTTTTCCGAAATGAGAAATATCACGATCAGTTACGCCACGGGCGAGTGGATTCTGGTTATTGACGCAGATGAAGAGCTTACCGACGGCACCGATATGATAAGTTTTTTAAACGATCCGAAACAGAGAGTCGCTTATAACGGATGCGCGATTCAAATTGCCAGTTTTACAAACCTTGGTAACAAACAGGACAAAGTAATGATCGCTTTACCTCGTTTGTTTAAAAACGATGGATTTTTTCATTTTAAGGGTAAAATTCATGAACAGCCCCAGTGGAAAGATTCCCCCAATGGCATTTTTAATTTAAATTCCCTTTTTAAGCATTATGGCTATGATCATGCGGATAAAGGCTTAATGGAACTAAAATTTCAAAGATCAAGAAGATTACTTGAAGAGGAATTAACCAAAAACCCGGATAACATTTATTACCGCTACCAACTGAGCAATACCTATGGCATGTATGGGCAAACAGATAAAGCTTTAGAGGAAATACGGAAGACCTATCATTTAATGGCTAAGCAGAAACGGCATAGACGTTTATTAATAACCGTCTATGAAAGATATACCTCTTATGCCATTGATCAAAATCATTTAGAGGAAGCTGAAAAGATTTGTCTTGAAGGAATTGACCTGGAACCGGAATATGTTGATCTGCATTTTATTTTAGCCCGCTTATATGCTTCGCAGGGCCGAGATTCCGCCGCGATTAAATCCTATCAAGATTATTTAGAATTAATCGGGAGATATGATAGGCTTAAGATCGTCAATGATCCCTCGATTCCAATCTATTATTCTAATAAGTCAGATGAAGCCATGCTCGACTTGAGTAAATTATATTGCAGAACCGAAGATTATAACTCTTCTATGCAGATAACCGAGCAGTTAATTGGTGCGGGCAGTGATTTACCCACACCTGTACTGGAACAAGGTCTGGCGGTTTATGTTGAGGCCGCGTTAAAATCTAAAAAGTTTTCCAAACTGAAAGAATTATATTTAAGTTTAGCTAAGCTTGAGGGAAAAAAATATTTTCTGGAAAAGCTGGAGGTTTCTCGGATCGCTTTACCGGAGAACGAACAGACGGGTATTATAGACCTTTTTGCCCAAAGCGAAGGCATTTATGCCGATTTAAACAAAATTAGAGTTGCGTTTCGGGAAAAACGCTTACCTGAAAGCAAAGAGAAAATACAGAGGCTTGCGGCAGATCTGGACTTTAACTCCGAATCCGACTTCTATGCGGATTTGTTTTTCTTCCAAATATCCCTGAAACAATCTTTGCCGGATGTTTTCAATAGGCTTACCAAAGAAAAAGCCGATTCACTCTTTAAATATCTTTTGCAAACCCGGAAGTCTGTCAGCGGTCTTGTTCGAGATTATATTCTTGATTTAGCTGATTCTCAAGGGTTTGCAGAGCTGCGACTAAGCAGGTCATTACTCAAGCACACCTTGCTTTACGGCGAACTGAGCGATAATGACTACTCAGAACTGTTAAAAATGCTCATGCAAATAGGTGTAAAATACAGTAAAGCTTTATATAACCGGAGTGTAATGGAAACACAGCAATGGCAGTTTCTGGACAGAGAAGACGGATTCCTGCTCCAACTGACCCAAGCCAAGGAAGAAAAAGACCGGGGCAATTTCAGTCAAGCGCTTAAGCTCTTGAAAAATTCTCTGAAAACATATCCCGAGCTAAACCGGGGAGTTGAGATACTGACCAAGGAGTTGCAAAATTCTACAGATGCGCTCCGAGAGTATGCAGAATACGCGCGACAGATCAAAAAAAACATTGAAGACCTAATCAATAAGGATGAACTTGATTCAGCGGTTTCTTTACTTACTGAAGTTGAAAGGATCGTGGGCCGGGATTCGGAACTGGTCTCAATGAGAGCGGTGATCAACTTAAAACAAGGGCAATTAGAGGAGAACAAACAGCTTCTGCAGCAGGCCCTAAACAGAGATCCCAGGAATTTTGAGTTGCTTTATAACCTTGGCAACACTCATGAGCTTGACCAGAATTTTCCCGAGGCTTTGGACTATTATCAGAAGGCCAAGGAGTTCTGTCCCGATCAAGCCATGAGTGAAGCTATAGAGGAATATATTACAATTTTTAAGGATAAAACAGTTTGATAAATGTTAAAAGGATAAAAGAGTTAGAATAAACAAGAAAATTAAATAAAAATAGAAATAATGCGCTTTGTTAGTGGGATTTGAGTCTAAAGACTCTAAAATATCTTGACGATAAAGGAAGAGAAGAAGTAAAATCCTCTTGCCGGCAGAGGAAAAAAATGTACCACATGGATGTGGGCATAATGAAAAACATGGAGGGATAATCATGATTCTGAACACGAATATTGCGAGTTTGAATACTCAGCGCAATCTGTTCAACACCAACAATGCTATGCAGAAATCTTTGGAAAAGCTGTCTTCAGGCTACAGGATTAACCGCGCGGCCGACGATGCCGCGGGTCTGGCTATTTCCGAAACGATGAAGGCCCAGATTAATGGCCTGAATCAAGCTAAAAGGAATGCGCAGGACGGCATTTCTCTCATCCAGACGGCGGAAGGTGCTCTGAATGAGACGCATTCTATTCTTCAGAGGCTGAATGAACTGGCTAACCAAGCTGCCAACGGAACTTATGACTCAACCACAGACTTGGCAAACATTCAAAAAGAAGTAGATTCATTATTGACAGAAATTACTCATATTGCGACAAGCACAAAGTTTAATGGCAAGTCTTTGATTAGTTCAACGGGTGGTACGATCACCCTGCAAATTGGGGCAACCTCCGCTTCCGCCGATCAAATGGCTATTACCCTTACAAGTGCTGATGTGGGTGCCTTGTCAGTTTCTTCTCTCAGTCTTAGTACTCAAGCAAGTGCGCTCAGTGCCATTGATAAAATTAGCGACGGCATCAAATCGGTTTCAACTCAGAGAGCTGTACTCGGTGCCTATCAGAACCGCTTAGAGCATACCATCAATAATCTTGGCACGACTTCAGAAAACCTGTCTGCTGCTAATTCCCGTATCCGTGATGTGGATATGGCTGCGGAAATGTCTGAATTCACCAAGAGTCAGGTTCTCAATCAGGCTGGTGTCGCGATGCTGGCCCAGGCTAATCAGGCTCCACAATCGATTCTTAAATTATTGGGTTGATCTTAGCTTTCAAATCTGCAAGCCGGTCGGCATTCTGCCGGTCGGCTTGGATTTTAATAAGCTTATCTCCGATGTCATTGAGGTGAAGAAGCGAAGGAGGCTAAGGTGATGATCAGCCAAGTCCAGCCAAATGGCCAGCAGGTCCCTATTCTGCCTGTTGATGCCTATCCCGGCCAAAAACTGGAAGGGGCCCGGGAAATGCCGCGTCTTGTGGTTGACAGCAAAGAACAGGCTTCTGCGGCGAAAGAGGAAATCCCCAGAGAAGAAGTGGAGAAAGCAACTGATAAACTGAATCGGCTGATGGGTCTGATCGAAAAGAGACTCCGGTTTTCGATTCATGAAAAGAGCCAGCGGGTCATGGTCAAGGTCATTGATCAGGAGACCGGTGATGTGCTCCAGGAGATACCGCCCAAGAGAGTCCTGGATATGCTGAGCTCTCTGGCGGATCTGATCGGGGTATTTATTGATAAAAAGGTTTGAAAAGGGAGGGATTGAATAGTGGCAGTTTCCGGCATAAATTTGTCCGGTCTTTCCGGGTATGATTTCTCGGGAATCATTGAGGCCATGGTAAATTCCTATAAGATCCCCCAGGCCAGGATGGAGGATCAGAAAACTGAGCTGACAACCAAAAAATCAGCCTGGCAGGAGATCAATACAAAATTGTCCGCTGTGGATACAGCTCTGGATGCTCTGAAAAAATCAACGACCTGGAACGCAACGACAGCCACAACACCGGCGAATCAGACTTATTTTACGGTCTCCGGTTCAGGGGCGGGTGTACAGGGCTTGTATAATGTCAATATCAGTCAGATTGCCAAGTCGGAAACAGATGTCAGCAGGGAGCTTACTAATTCCTCCCTGGCGGCGTCCATGTATGCCGCGCTGGGAACCGCTTATTCAGATGACGGTACTGCGTCCAACTGGGATTTCACCTTAACTGTCAATGGGACAGAGAAAACGGTGCATGTACTGAAATCGGGCACAACAGGAGGGGCTGAGCCAACACTGCAGGATGTGGTCAATTCGATCAATCGTTCCGGTGCCGGGGTAAAAGCAAGCCTTATTCAAACCAGCAGCGGCAATTACCGTATCGCCTTCAATTCCACCCAGACGGGAGCGGAAAATGCGATCACCTTCGGCGATCCCAATAATTTCTTAACGGCCATAGGAGTTCTCAATGCCGGAGGAGAGGTTGACGATTATTCGGGGACAGGGCTTTCCGACCCCGCGCTGGGGGGCAAAATACAAAATGCTCAGGATGCGGCATTTACAGTCAACGGTCTCAGCGTAACCAGCGCGTCCAATACGGTGTCCACAGCCATTCAGGGCGTGACCTTGACGCTCAATGCGGCTGGGGAATCTACAGTTTCCGTGAATGCGGATTCCGATACTGCCTTAAAAGCTGTGAAGACGTTCATTGAAGCCTATAACGGCGCGCAGGATTTGATTGCCAAAAATCTTGCTTATGACGCCGATACGAAAACTAAGGGAACGTTGCTTGGTGATTCTATGCTGATGTCGATTCAATCCACTCTGAGACAAAAGGTAGGTTCGGCTTTAGGGACGGGAGCGTATAAATTTTTAAGCGAGATCGGGATCGGGACTTCAAGTGCAGATTACGGCAAAAGCGCAAGTTTGGTTCTTGATGAAACGAAATTTACCAATGCCCTGACCGCCGATCCGGAAGGTGTGGCCAATCTTTTTGGGGCCGCTTACGGTTCGGAATGGGGAACAGGGGGAGGACTGGCTGCCGAAATAGGCGATTATCTGGATCCCCTAACGAAATACGGCGGAGTCATTTTCGATAAGACAACCGGTTATAGTGACCAGATCAAATCTATTTCCGACAGAATCGCGGAGTTTGAAAAAAGAGCCGAGACTTACGAAGAAAACTTAACGAAAAAGTACGCTGCTTTAGAAGCGACCTTATCCGGACTGAATTCCCAATTAAGCTGGCTGACGGCGCAAACCAGTGCGTTATATTCGTCCTCTGATTGATGAAAACAGGATTAGTGGAGATTCAGGGAAAAAAGCAGTCAGGCGATAAACCGGATAACCGATCATAGAGCTTTTTTCCCTGAGCACCTTATATCAGGTCTGAAAAACAATCAGTACATTCTCTGGTTATTCATATACAGGAACAGGAGGAACATCATGAACACGCTGTCTAACCCCAGAATTTACGGCAATCCGCAGCAGGCTTACAGACAAACGGCCGTCGGGACGGCATCTCCGGAAAAACTGCTTATTATGCTTTATTCGGGAGCCGTGAAATATTTGCATTTAGGGAAAAAAGCGATTGAAGAGAAGAAATATGAAACCGCAAATGAAATCCTGGTCAGAGTCCAGGATATGATCATAGAGCTGAATACGACCTTGAATATGGAAGCCGGCGGGGAAATCGCGAAGAACCTGCGCCTGTTGTATGATTTTTATGAAGATGAGGTGATGAAGGCCAATCTGAAAAAAGACGCTGAGTTGCTCGTTCCGGTTATCCATTTTTTTGAATCGTTCCGGGATGTCTGGATTGAGGCGGCAAAACGAGCGCGTTCGGAGGCCAGATAATGTCCGGATTACTGGGGGATCTTGAAGAATATTATCTCAGGGATCTTGAAGACTATCGACAGTTATTAGAGTTTATGCGCACCTTTGAAGAGTTCTTGGATAAAGAGCAAAGCAGGAATACAGATGGTATTTCGTCTCAGGAAAGTGATGAGTCAGAAGAAACCCAGAGGATTGTCGAAATGTTAAGGGATTTCTCTCAAAAGCGTGAAGAGTGGTTTGCGGTAATTATGGCGAGAAGGCAGGATTCTGATCGGCTGAAAAATCAGCTTAAAAAAAAGGGAGAAAAACCGGATAAATTGTTTGATTCTACTGCACAATTAAATATTCTCACTAAAGAGATCTTAGCCATCGATGAAAGCGTGATTGCGAAAATCAAAATGGAGATGGAATTTGTTAAAAATGAGCTTAATCGCTTGCGATCGGGCAAGAAAGCAAAAAATGTCTATGGACAAAATCATGTTGCCGAAGCAAGATTTATTGATAAAATCAAATAGAAAACAAAAAAATTCTGATGTTCAGGATTTTTTTTTGCCCAAAAGTCCTAGTAATCCCGCTTGCAATTCGTTTACATAATAATTATATTAATGTAAAATAGAGGGAAAGGCTGGAAAATAGCATTATTTATGATATTTTGGAGGATTATAATAATAAATGGCGAATTGTATGTAGTAAAATATGGGTTTGTTGATAAACTGACGGATATGGAAGAAATACTTGGAAATAAGGAGCGCGAAGAAGCATGAGCCAGGATGATACCAAAAACAATGGATTTGATGTGGAAGAGTTCCTGGAATTTTTTTTGCAGGATTCCCAAGAACAGATAGAAAAGCTTGGCTCCGGTCTTTTGCAGTTGGAAAGGGAAGGGGAAAACTTGCCTCTGATTAACGAGCTTTTCCGCTGTGCGCACAGTCTCAAGGGTGCCTCGGGCACCATGGGATTTACCTCTATTGTGAAATTAACTCATGCGGCTGAAGACATTCTGGATAAATTGCGTCAGGGCAAAATCAATCCAAACCATGATGTGATTGATATTCTCCTGGCTGTCACCGATAAGGTGAAGGCTATGCTTGCCCAAGTCGAACAAAGACAGGAAATTTCTGGTGATTATGAGGATATTATTGAACAACTGAAAGCCCTGTCCGAAGCTCCCGCTGCGGATACCGCAGACTCGAGTGAACGGGAAGGCGACAAGGAACAAGATCGTGAGGAAAAGGAAAATCCTGAAGAGAACAGCGGCAAAGAAATTTCCGCGGAAGAGATGAAAGGACCGGAAAAGCAACAAACGTTTGCGCAAAAGGACTTCAGCTTAACCGGGGAAGAGAAGGCCGGTTTAACGGAAGCGGCTTACAGCGGAAAAAATATTTATCAAATCGATGCCGTATTTGTTCCCGATACCTTGATGAAAGCCGTAAGAGCCGTGATGGTTGTCCAAAGGCTGGAAAACATGGGCAAGGTTGTGAAAGTGCTTCCATCTCTTGATGAGCTGGAAAACGGTCAGGCGGAAAGCTTCTCAGCGCTGTTTTTTTCCAACGAGCCGGCTGATGAAGTCCTGGCTGAAATCATGCAGGTGTCCGAAATCGACAGTGTGAAGATCAATCACTATGGGATTGCCGATACCAAGGCGGTGAATGAGGTTCAGACGGAACTCGTTCAGCAAGAAGGAGTGCAAAAAGCGGAAGTTGGCGGGCAGCATGAACTTACAGAACATCGTCAACCGGATGCGGCTAAACCGGCAAGTCATGAAGGAACTGTTCGGGAGTCAGCCTATCCTCCTGCTGCCCCTAAACAGGAAGTGCGGCAGGATACCAAAAGCGCTCAGGTACATACAATAAGAGTGGAAACGGCAAGACTCGATAACCTGATTAATTTGGTCGGGGAAATGGTCATTACCAGAACCAGATTAGTAAAGATTAGTAATGATTTAAAGGATCACTACCAAGCGGATTCGATGATCGGTGATTTAAATGAAACAAATATCTATCTCGGCAGGCTGATGAGCGATTTGCAGGAAAGTGTAATGCGGCTGCGGATGGTTCCTGTCGGGACGGTATTCAGCAGGTTTCCCCGACTGATCAGGGATTTTTGCCGGAAGACCGGGAAAAAGATCGATCTGGTCATTAAAGGGGAAGAAACAGAGCTTGATAAAACAGTGATTGAACTGATCGGCGACCCTTTGACCCATCTATTGCGCAATTCCGTAGATCATGGACTGGAAACACCAGAA harbors:
- the rfbF gene encoding glucose-1-phosphate cytidylyltransferase, producing MKTVILAGGYGTRISEESHLKPKPMIEIGERPILWHIMKLYSHYHFNDFIICLGYKGYVIKEYFAQYFLHGSDVTFDLAQNKMSIHSSEEIEPWQVTLANTGIDTLTGGRIKRVRQYIGNETFMLTYGDGVSNVNIKELLAFHKDHGKLATVTAVQPSGRYGILGLNEDVSVLEFIEKPKTLDAWVNGGFFVLEPEVLDYIEGDSTAFEGSPLMKLAEAGQIIAYKHPGFWKCMDTQRDKYVLESLWESQQAPWKVWK
- a CDS encoding glycosyltransferase, translating into MILSICMMVKNEERNLKRCLDGLKPLMRNLESELIIVDTGSTDHTVDIAKTYTERVYLHPWNNHFSEMRNITISYATGEWILVIDADEELTDGTDMISFLNDPKQRVAYNGCAIQIASFTNLGNKQDKVMIALPRLFKNDGFFHFKGKIHEQPQWKDSPNGIFNLNSLFKHYGYDHADKGLMELKFQRSRRLLEEELTKNPDNIYYRYQLSNTYGMYGQTDKALEEIRKTYHLMAKQKRHRRLLITVYERYTSYAIDQNHLEEAEKICLEGIDLEPEYVDLHFILARLYASQGRDSAAIKSYQDYLELIGRYDRLKIVNDPSIPIYYSNKSDEAMLDLSKLYCRTEDYNSSMQITEQLIGAGSDLPTPVLEQGLAVYVEAALKSKKFSKLKELYLSLAKLEGKKYFLEKLEVSRIALPENEQTGIIDLFAQSEGIYADLNKIRVAFREKRLPESKEKIQRLAADLDFNSESDFYADLFFFQISLKQSLPDVFNRLTKEKADSLFKYLLQTRKSVSGLVRDYILDLADSQGFAELRLSRSLLKHTLLYGELSDNDYSELLKMLMQIGVKYSKALYNRSVMETQQWQFLDREDGFLLQLTQAKEEKDRGNFSQALKLLKNSLKTYPELNRGVEILTKELQNSTDALREYAEYARQIKKNIEDLINKDELDSAVSLLTEVERIVGRDSELVSMRAVINLKQGQLEENKQLLQQALNRDPRNFELLYNLGNTHELDQNFPEALDYYQKAKEFCPDQAMSEAIEEYITIFKDKTV
- a CDS encoding flagellin; translation: MILNTNIASLNTQRNLFNTNNAMQKSLEKLSSGYRINRAADDAAGLAISETMKAQINGLNQAKRNAQDGISLIQTAEGALNETHSILQRLNELANQAANGTYDSTTDLANIQKEVDSLLTEITHIATSTKFNGKSLISSTGGTITLQIGATSASADQMAITLTSADVGALSVSSLSLSTQASALSAIDKISDGIKSVSTQRAVLGAYQNRLEHTINNLGTTSENLSAANSRIRDVDMAAEMSEFTKSQVLNQAGVAMLAQANQAPQSILKLLG
- a CDS encoding flagellar protein FlaG encodes the protein MISQVQPNGQQVPILPVDAYPGQKLEGAREMPRLVVDSKEQASAAKEEIPREEVEKATDKLNRLMGLIEKRLRFSIHEKSQRVMVKVIDQETGDVLQEIPPKRVLDMLSSLADLIGVFIDKKV
- the fliD gene encoding flagellar filament capping protein FliD — translated: MAVSGINLSGLSGYDFSGIIEAMVNSYKIPQARMEDQKTELTTKKSAWQEINTKLSAVDTALDALKKSTTWNATTATTPANQTYFTVSGSGAGVQGLYNVNISQIAKSETDVSRELTNSSLAASMYAALGTAYSDDGTASNWDFTLTVNGTEKTVHVLKSGTTGGAEPTLQDVVNSINRSGAGVKASLIQTSSGNYRIAFNSTQTGAENAITFGDPNNFLTAIGVLNAGGEVDDYSGTGLSDPALGGKIQNAQDAAFTVNGLSVTSASNTVSTAIQGVTLTLNAAGESTVSVNADSDTALKAVKTFIEAYNGAQDLIAKNLAYDADTKTKGTLLGDSMLMSIQSTLRQKVGSALGTGAYKFLSEIGIGTSSADYGKSASLVLDETKFTNALTADPEGVANLFGAAYGSEWGTGGGLAAEIGDYLDPLTKYGGVIFDKTTGYSDQIKSISDRIAEFEKRAETYEENLTKKYAALEATLSGLNSQLSWLTAQTSALYSSSD
- the fliS gene encoding flagellar export chaperone FliS, which produces MNTLSNPRIYGNPQQAYRQTAVGTASPEKLLIMLYSGAVKYLHLGKKAIEEKKYETANEILVRVQDMIIELNTTLNMEAGGEIAKNLRLLYDFYEDEVMKANLKKDAELLVPVIHFFESFRDVWIEAAKRARSEAR
- a CDS encoding chemotaxis protein CheA, whose protein sequence is MSQDDTKNNGFDVEEFLEFFLQDSQEQIEKLGSGLLQLEREGENLPLINELFRCAHSLKGASGTMGFTSIVKLTHAAEDILDKLRQGKINPNHDVIDILLAVTDKVKAMLAQVEQRQEISGDYEDIIEQLKALSEAPAADTADSSEREGDKEQDREEKENPEENSGKEISAEEMKGPEKQQTFAQKDFSLTGEEKAGLTEAAYSGKNIYQIDAVFVPDTLMKAVRAVMVVQRLENMGKVVKVLPSLDELENGQAESFSALFFSNEPADEVLAEIMQVSEIDSVKINHYGIADTKAVNEVQTELVQQEGVQKAEVGGQHELTEHRQPDAAKPASHEGTVRESAYPPAAPKQEVRQDTKSAQVHTIRVETARLDNLINLVGEMVITRTRLVKISNDLKDHYQADSMIGDLNETNIYLGRLMSDLQESVMRLRMVPVGTVFSRFPRLIRDFCRKTGKKIDLVIKGEETELDKTVIELIGDPLTHLLRNSVDHGLETPEARIAAGKKETGTITLDAYHEGNHIAIIISDDGQGLDLEKIYQVAVKKGLISTRDELPEREIANLIFLPGFSTADKITDISGRGVGMDVVKKALNSLGGLIDIKTSKGEGTSFIIRLPLTLAIIQALLVEVSNEVYAVPLSSVLETLLIKRADIKSVGGIPMVQLRGNTLPLISLAEKFNLREKANGHEETFVVVVGLGDKAIGLIVDELQGQQEIVIKSLGDFLNNLPGIAGATILGDGQVTLILDIGSLIQDVLIAY